A stretch of the Salmo salar chromosome ssa20, Ssal_v3.1, whole genome shotgun sequence genome encodes the following:
- the tcima gene encoding transcriptional and immune response regulator, which produces MSNYVVYSDSRRVSPSVHGNKFDTAHRKKAVPNIFENVNQDALMRLFQKTGDMKAEERVRSIFSFTQDPAETAKALMALKQRKKDKFLQIVGMVRHMLKLR; this is translated from the coding sequence ATGTCTAACTACGTTGTATACTCCGACTCCCGCCGTGTCAGTCCATCGGTCCACGGGAACAAATTCGACACAGCGCACCGCAAGAAGGCCGTTCCCAACATATTCGAGAATGTCAACCAGGACGCACTGATGAGGCTGTTCCAGAAAACGGGGGACATGAAAgcggaggagagggtgaggagcaTCTTCTCATTCACCCAAGATCCAGCGGAGACGGCCAAAGCCCTGATGGCGCTCAAGCAGCGAAAGAAGGACAAGTTCCTCCAGATTGTAGGCATGGTTCGCCACATGCTGAAACTGCGTTGA